The Conger conger chromosome 15, fConCon1.1, whole genome shotgun sequence genome contains a region encoding:
- the bola3 gene encoding bolA-like protein 3 → MMKALSRFLLGNDSILVTKYVQRFLSSVTDGEVRITRILKERFPQATSVKVVDISGGCGAMYEVHIESEEFKGKRTVQQHQLVNQALKEEIQGMHGLRIFTDIPKK, encoded by the exons ATGATGAAGGCACTTTCCAGATTTCTTCTCGGAAATGAT TCTATTTTAGTAACCAAGTACGTCCAGAGATTTCTGTCATCCGTAACCGATGGAGAAGTCAGAATCACACGCATCTTAAAAGAAAGGTTCCCACAAGCAACGTCTGTTAAAGTCGTGGATATTTCTG GTGGCTGCGGAGCCATGTATGAAGTCCACATAGAATCAGAGGAATTCAAAGGAAAACGAACAGTGCAGCAACACCAACTAGTCAACCAG GCACTTAAAGAGGAGATACAGGGGATGCACGGATTAAGAATATTCACAGATATTCCCAAAAAGTAG